The DNA sequence TAAATTCACTGGCAAAATTCTCTTTCCAAAATGGAGAAGCCAGTCCGCCTATTCCGTTGAGGAACAGCGGAGGATCACTATAAGTTGCAGACCAGGCATCAAGCCGATCGAAACTGGGCAGAGATAACGAATTCGCTGCCCACTGCAAAGCACTGGCAGCCCCATTGACCGTACCCTCGGCGACAAAATGCCGCTCGCCACCCTGCTCCCATAAAAGGGTTTGCAATAACCGCTCGGGGGGAGCTTCAGTAGCGGTCAAACTTTTAGCAATAAAAGCGCCGGTACCAGCGTTAATGACCACAGATTCAGGCTCACCTCCGCCTAACCCGGCTATAGCCGCACATTGGTCGCCAGTCACCCACCGTAGCGGAATCTCTCGTTCTCCTACGACCAGGCTGCCCCACTCGGAACTGCTTGGCTGGATGATTGGCAAAAGTGGTTCGTGTATATCAAACAGTGTCATCAGCTGGGGATCCCAGCTTCCGGTGTGAATGTTATACAGAAGCGTTCTTGATGCATTGGCGGGATCAACAACAAAGGGAGTGCCTTTCAGTAATCTACTCAAAAGATAACTCGCCAATGGCGCAATACAAAGACGCTGCTCAACCTTTGCATGCTGGACTTCAGGAACATGCTGCAGGCACCAATGCATCTTACTGGCACCAAAATGTGCATTGGGATAAAGGCCAGTGTGCTCGTAGATTGCCTCAGCATTCAGGGAAAGCTGGTCAAGCCAGTCAGCAGCACGGGTATCCTGCCAACTGAGTATGGGTGTCAGGGCATTACCCGTTTCCCTATCCCAACACACCAGACTGGATCGCTGTGTGACCATACCAGCAATAACAGTTCGATCTTCTGGAATTTTCACCTTGGAAAGACATTGCTGCAGTGACTGAACGACCTCATCCGGGTTCTGCTCAACCCAGCCTCGATGCGGGGTAGATGTAGAAACCCGCTCTGAATGTAATTGCAAAAGCGAC is a window from the Porticoccaceae bacterium LTM1 genome containing:
- a CDS encoding FGGY family carbohydrate kinase, with the protein product MNDLLLVLDQGGQSSRVALYESDGSLLQLHSERVSTSTPHRGWVEQNPDEVVQSLQQCLSKVKIPEDRTVIAGMVTQRSSLVCWDRETGNALTPILSWQDTRAADWLDQLSLNAEAIYEHTGLYPNAHFGASKMHWCLQHVPEVQHAKVEQRLCIAPLASYLLSRLLKGTPFVVDPANASRTLLYNIHTGSWDPQLMTLFDIHEPLLPIIQPSSSEWGSLVVGEREIPLRWVTGDQCAAIAGLGGGEPESVVINAGTGAFIAKSLTATEAPPERLLQTLLWEQGGERHFVAEGTVNGAASALQWAANSLSLPSFDRLDAWSATYSDPPLFLNGIGGLASPFWKENFASEFIGEGCSEARMVAVLESVVFLLKCNFQQLCHGGGCANQIRVGGGLAGFDSFCQKLADATGLTILRPESLEATAKGLAWLMADCPDWPEQYRTFYANTECDGISGRYERWCEAMIEGVNR